TTGAATGGCATCATGCTCGTATAAAACCTCTTCTACTTCTCGCGGATAAATATTAAAGCCACCTGCAATAATCATATCTTTTTTACGGTCTACTACGTAGAAATAACCTTTTTCATCCATATAGCCTAAGTCACCCGTTAAGAACCAGCCATCATTAAACGTCATAGCCGTATCTTCTGGACGATTCCAGTAACCTTTCATTACTTGCGGTCCTTTAATCGCGATTTCCCCTATTTCACCTGGTGGTAATACTTCCGATTCGCCAGAACGAAGAACAGCAGCATCTGTATTTGGCCAAGGCAATCCGATCGAACCATTAATTCGATTGTCCCAAATTGGATTAGCATGAGTTACCGGTGATGTTTCAGTTAATCCATACCCTTCAACAATACGACCACCTGTTAATGCTTCAAACTTTTCTTGTACTTCAAGCGGTAGTGGCGCAGAACCACTTAAACATGCTTTGATAGAAGAAAGATCATATTTTAATAAATCGGGATGATTTAATAGTCCGATATACATCGTTGGTGCACCTGGGAATAATGTTGGCTTTTGCTTGTCTATTGTTTTTAATGCTTGCTCAACATCAAATTTAGGTAATAACACCATTTTACCTTGTTGCATTATTGAAAGAACTAACACGGTAGTCATTCCATAAACATGGAAGAACGGTAAAATACCTAAAATTATTTCTTCCCCTTTATTACATTTATACATCCATGCATCACACATCATTGTGTTAGCTATTAGGTTTTTATGCGTTAACATTACACCTTTCGGGAACCCTGTTGTACCACCCGTATACTGTAACAGCGCTAAATCATTTTCAAAATCAAAATCTACGGAAATTTCAGTAGCAGTTGCTGACTTCATAATTTCTGTGAACAAATGATTCATACCGCTATGTTCAACTTTTACACTGAATCCGTATTGTTTTTTCTGAATGAATGGATATACCAAATTTTTAGGGAACGGTAAATAATCTTTAATACCTGTAACGATAACGTTTTCAATTTTCGTTTCATTTAATATTTTCATCGTACGCGGATACAAAATATCCATCACTAAAATCACTTTCGCACCACAATCAGACATCTGATATTGAAGCTCACGCTCAGTGTATAACGGATTTGTTTGAACGACAATACCACCAGCATACAAAATACCATAATAAGCGATAACTGATTGAGGACAGTTCGGCAACATAATTGCGACACGATCGCCCTTCTCCACCCCTAGAGAACGTAAATAATTCGCAAACTTTAATGCCGATTGATATAACTCTTTGTTTGTTAGCTCCCTACCCATGAAGTGAACCGCTACTTTATCCGGGACCTCATTGTAAGCATCCGTCAAAAATTGTTGCACTGGAATTTGAGGAAGATCTATCGTATGCGGGATTTCCTCAGGATAACTCGCTAGCCAAACCTTTTCTGTCATAAAACTTCTCCCCTTTTCTAAAAGCTTTATTTATTACCAACAGTATAATTAAAAAAGGAAATTCTTTCAAACTATTTAGTTATAATTTTACTTTATTTTCTCGATATTTCATGTATTTTCTCGTTTAATATTATGTTTCTCATAATAATCTCATACATTAAAAACAAAAAATTGCATAATTATTTTTGAAATATATTTTTGTAGAAAAATATTATTTTTTTCTAAAATGGCTAATCTTTTTCCTCAAAATAAAAAAGCAAACAAACCATTACTAGTTTGTCTGCTTCTTCATTTAAATCGTAGCCAAATAATAAACTCCTACTGCGAGGAATAGAACACATACAACAATTAAAATTTTTGATAAAGTTTCCATCGACCTTCTCCTTGGAAAAACACACTTCTCGCCGAATAACGTGAAATGCACTATTTTCTTATGTGGATTTCAACGAAAAATCATTCTTTCTATTCCACTAAGATATACTTGCACCAATGACAAAGGATAATCCTAATGAAATCGTAAATGATATAAACCCGACAGAACGATTGTCTGCAGCGATTTCTTCATCTACATTGAATTTTGGTGTTAAAAATTCAAACAGTAAATAAGCAAAAATCAATAATATAAACCCGAAAAGTCCCCAACCTAACATCTCTACAAATGATGGATGTTGTTGAATTGAGTATCTGAAAATGTTACAAATGCCGACAATCTTACCACCTGTCGCTAATGCAACTGCAACATTTCCTTTTTTTATTTCTTCCCAATTTTTATATTTCGTCACGATTTCAAAGATAATCATTGCCACAAACAAACATAGCACTACTACACTAAAATAGCCTGCCGTTTCAACGAGAGGATGGCGCCAAAAGCTTGAACCTAGCAATCCATTGTACCCCCTTAACAAATTTTGTACTTACTCTTAATATGAGCTAATTTTGAAAAAGGAGCAACTATTATTTTAGTTCAACGACCGTCACACCAAAGCCACCCTCACCTGCCTCACCATATCGATAGGATTTGATACGCTTATGATTTTTCAAGAAGCTTTGAATTCCTTGGCGTAATGCCCCCGTTCCTTTACCGTGAATAATTGATACACGTGGATAGTTCGCCAGTAAGGCATCATCTAAATATTTTTCCGTGAGAATGAGTGCATCTTCATAGCGCTCTCCACGTAAATCTAATTCTAGTTTCACATGGGAATTACGATTTTTAACATTCATATTCGGACGTGTTACTTGTTCTTTTTCTGGCTTAATGTATTCTAAATCGCTATCAGGTAGCTTCATTTTTAAAATACCAATTTGAACAACCCACTCATTACCTGATTTATCAAGAATTGTTCCTTTTTGACCATAACTTAATACTTTGACCTCATCGCCGATTTGTAAATTTTGTTTACGTTCTCGTGCAGCAACTGCTTTTTGAAGGACTTTATTTTCTTTTGGTGTTGCTTCGTCTAAACGTTTTTTCGCATCGATAAATTCGTGTTCCTTAACGTTTGCTGCTGCGAGTTTTTTCATTTCACGTAAATCAGCAATGACATTTTCAGCTTCGCGTTTTGCTTCATCTACAATTTTACGCGCTTTTTCTTTTGCTTTTTTCTCTAGGCTTTCTTTCTTTTCATCATATATGCGAAGACGTTCTTCAAGCTCCGCGCGAATTTGTGCTGCATCTTCTAGTAATACATGTGCCTCATCTGCCTCACGCTCTGAACGTAAGCGGCTTTCTTCTAGTGAAGCAATCATGGATTCCACTTCATGACGGTCTGTGCCAGTAAATGATTTCGCACGGTCTATAATCGAGTTTGTTAATCCTAAACGCTTCGAAATTTCAAAAGCATTTGAACGACCCGGCACACCAATTAATAAACGATAAGTTGGACTAAGTGTTTCAATATCAAACTCCACGCTGGCATTCACTACAAGCGGACGATTATAGCCGTATGCTTTTAGCTCAGGATAGTGTGTCGTTGCCATAACGCGTGCCCCACGATCTACCACTTCATCTAAAATTGAAATTGCTAATGCCGCACCTTCTTGTGGGTCTGTACCCGCACCAAGTTCATCAAACAGTACAAGAGATTTGTCATCAAACTTACTTAAAATGTCAACAATGTTCACCATATGAGAGGAGAACGTTGATAATGATTGCTCGATGGATTGCTCATCACCAATGTCCGCAAAAATTTGCTCAAACACCGCTAGCTCTGAGCCGTCTAAAGCAGGCACTGGTAAGCCAGACTGTGCCATTATTGTACAAAGTCCAACTGTTTTTAACGTTACCGTTTTACCACCTGTATTTGGACCCGTAATAACAATCGCTGTTACATCGCGCCCAAATTCAATTGTGTTTGCTACTGCTTCTTCAATCGGTAATAGTGGGTGTCGAGCACGAACTAAGCGTGTATAGCCTTCCTGATTCATTTTTGGCATCGTACATTTATTTGCTTGGCCGTACTTCCCTTTTGCTAAAATAACATCGATTTCCCCAAGCAATTGCACTAACACGAATAAATCATGACCTACTTCTGCTACTTTCGATGTTAGCTCTAATAATATACGCTCTATTTCCGCTTTTTCTTTTACTTTTAAGCGCTGGACTTCATTGTTTGCTTGAATTACTGATTCTGGCTCAATGAACAATGTTTGACCGGAAGCTGATTGGTCATGCACAATGCCACCATAATGTGAACGGTATTCTTGTTTTACTGGAATAACAAAACGATCGTTACGAATCGTAATAATGGTATCTGATAGCATTTTTGTCGCATTCGAACCGCGCGTTAAGCTTTCTAGCTTTTGACGTACCTTTGATTCCTCCGAACGTAATGACTGACGAATTGAACGTAATACTGGACTCGCAGAATCAAGCACCGCACCGTTATCATCAATACAGTCATTAATTTCATGCTGTAATGCCGTAAGTACTGGCATCTGCTCTTTTCGCTCGATAAAATGAGGGATTTCAATATCCTTTTCTGCCTCAATATCTTCAATGAAATTACGTAAAATGCGGCTCGCACGAATCGTACTTGCAATTTCCATTAACTCCATTGGGCTCAGCATTCCCCCAATTTGTGAACGACGTGCATGCGGTCGCACATCAAAAATACCGCCTAACGGAACATTGCCCTTCACACGTAAAATAGCTAAGCCTTCATCCATTTCTGCTAATAATTCAACAACTGTTTCAAAATCGGTTTCAGGCACTAATTCATCAATAGCCTGCTTTCCGATTGAGTTCGTACAAAATGCCGAGACTTGTTCACGGACTTTATCAAATTCTAGTGTTTTCAACGCTCGCTGTTCGATCATGAAAAACACCTCCTGCTACAATTATTTATTTTTCCTAATAAAAGCTTCAAATTGCTCTTTTGACCATGTATTAACGATTAATTCTTTCTTTAACCATGCTTTTTGCGCGTATTTAACACCAATTTCCATGAAGCGTAATTGATCAATCGCATGAGCATCGGTATTAATAGCGATAGGTACATTATGTTCCATTGCTAATTGTAAATGCTCAATACATAAATCCAAACGGTATGGGTTGGCATTCAGCTCTAAAATTTTCCCATGCTGTGCAGCCCATTCAATTAATAGTGGAACATCTGGTTCATAGCCACCGCGCTCGCCAACAATTCGCCCCGTTGGATGTGCAATCATATGCACGTATGGATGTTCGACTGCTGTTTTTAAACGTGCCATAATTTTGTCCTGTTTTTGCGTGAAGCTTGAATGAATCGACGCAATGACAAAATCTAATTCCTTTAGTACTTCATCGTCAAAATCAAGTGTGCCATCTGGTAAAATATCCATTTCTGTGCCGCGATATAGGAAGAAATCAGGGTTTGCCTCATTAAAGGCATAAATATCTAGCTTTTGTTGCTGTAAACGTTCTGGCGTTAAACCGTTCGCCACTTTTAAATATTGCGAATGGTCAGTAATTACCGCATGTGTATAGCCTTTAGCAATTAATGCTTGCCCCATCTCACTTACTGAATGTGCACCATCTGACCAAGTTGTATGCATATGCAAGTCCGATATAATGTCCGCAAGATTCACTAAATGATCCAGCTCATCTAAACGGTCTAGCTCTTTACCACTTTCACGCACAGTTGGCGGAATGAACGGTAAATCAAAATGTGCGAAAAACTGCTCTTCGGTTTCAAATGTCACAATCGAGCCGTCCTCTTGTTCAACACCGTATTCACTAATTTTTTTGCCCATTGACTTGGCCAGCTGGCGCATACGTACATTGTGATCTTTTGAGCCAGTGAAATGGTGTAGCGCTGTCGCAAATTCCTCACTCATAACTAAACGGAAATCAACACTCACAGGCTCATCACGGTCTAAAATTACCGACACTTTTGTATCTCCTGCAGCAATTGTTTCTAAAATCACAAGACGTGTTAAAATAGCTTCACGTACAATTTCATAAGCACTCGTTGCAACTATAAAATCGATATCCTTACTCGTCTCTGCTACACGTCGAAAACTACCAGCTACAGAAAACTTTTCCACTTCAGGCAAGCTTGCAAGTAGTTCATTGATTTCTAATACAGCTGGCTCTAATTGCCAAATCGGTAAACGTTCTTTGCGTGAACCGAAATTTTCAAGTTCTTTTAAAATTTTCTCCTCGGTTTTTGCCGCAAAGCCTGCTAATTCTCGAACTTTCCCTGTTTCACATGCTGTTTTTAACGAATCTGCATCGACTATGTTTAATTCTTGGTATAATTTCGCTAGCTTTTTTCCACCTAGGCCAGGTAATTTCATTAAAGGAATCAACCCTTTTGGTACCATTTCTTCAAGCTCTTTTAATGTTGAGGATACGCCCGTTTCCATTAGCTCTAAAATAACCGCAGCTGTTCCTTTCCCAATGCCTTTTATTGCTGTAATATCATCTATTTCACTTAAACTACGTTCATCAGCCTCAAGTGCGGCAGCAGCCTTACGAAATGCCGATACTTTAAATGGGTTTTCTGCTTGTAATTCCATATATAACGCGATTTTTTCTAGTGTGCGGATAATGATTTTTTTATTCATCATATTTCCCCTCTCTAAAGAAAGCTCCCCCCGAAAATCGAGAGAAGCTTTCACATGATTTTCAAATCCATTACTCCTGATTAATTATGCCTTGGCGTAATTATGTCCAGATTTTTTTCAATGTTACTCGAAAAACTCCTCTAAAAAATCTGTGACATCCGCCGGGGGCATTAACTTGTTTCAGCCGGGGGTTAAAATCCCACTCGATTAAGGAAATCTTGGCATTCACCACACACTTATAGAAGTGGTGGACTTTTGCTGAAGTAAGTTAAAAGTTAATTTTTGTAAATATACCACCAATTTTGGAACATGCTTGTGATGACTGGCGTGTGTTCAAGAATTAGCCCTGTTAGGAACGAGCTATCAATTATCAACTGGACCGATTCTACAGGTAGTAATGCAATGACGTATAACCCGATAAATAAAATAATGTACGCTTCGATAAAGCATAATACTGCGCCTAATAAGTAGTTTAACGAATTCAACACAGGTAAATAAGTTAAAAAGTCAAACATCGAGCCTAAAATTTGTAACGCAATTTTCACAACAAAGAAAATAAGTGCAAATGCAAATACGCGGTAAAACGTACGATCGACATCTAATGAATCTAGCACTAATGTCATCGTCGAACCTTCTGTAAAGCCTGGATATGGAATCCACAGCACAAACTTATCGGCAAGTGGTTTATAGTAAATTATCGCCACTACAAGCGCTACTAAAAAGCTACCGATATTGATTAATTGGACGACAAGACCACGCTTGGCACCAATGATTAAACTAATGATAAAGACCGCAAGAATAAATAAATCTAACATATATGTCAACCCTTCAACTGTTTCAATTGTTCTTCTAATTTTTCATATTGTTCTTTTAATATTAAATAGTCGTTAACAGAATTTACAGCCGTTAATACAGCTAGCTTCGAACTATCTAATGACGGATTTAACCCATTAATTTCACGCATTTTGTCATCGACGATTGAAGCGACTAATCTCATGTGGCCAGTTGACTCTGTTCCTACCATTTTATATGTATGTCCATAGATTTCTACGGATATGCGATTCTTTTCTTGCTCAGCCAAAATAACCCCTCCAAAAAAGAATAGATAAACAGTTATCAACAACTCTAGCTGGATTGTTCGCATGTCATATACGTCTGATCCCTGTTCTATATCAATTACGCCATTTTCATATTGTACATCATATCATTTCCAATTTGATTATCGCAACCGAATGCCTATATTGTATATCGGAATCTGCAAAACAAATGTTATTTTCACATTTTTTCATTTCGGGCTATACTTATTTTAACTCACGCTTTCGAAAGGACCTATTATGACAAACATTGTATTACAACTAACTACTGACATTCAGAAACAAATTAAAACGCATTACCAATCTTCATTGATCGAACGCCATGCTCCTGGGGTTATTTTTGCCGCAAAATTATCTGATACAGCCATTACTGCATATAAATCTGGGAAAGTGATGTTTCAGGGTGCAGGCGCTGAACGTGAAGCGGCACGTTGGTCTAGTACTGCTACACCCACTACGACAAAAACACCGTCTACAAAAGGTGACAAGCTTCCAACCAATTTTGCTGCCTTTTCCGTCATTGGCTCTGATGAAACAGGTACTGGAGATTATTTCGGACCTGTAACGGTAGCTGCCGTTTATGTGTCGGCTGAAAATATCGCTCTTGTACAAGAGCTCGGTGTTAAAGATTCGAAGCAATTAACTGATGACTATATGCGTCAAATTGCACCGGATTTAATGAAGGTTTGCCCTCATAGCATTTTAACGCTACGCAATGACAAATATAATGAAATACAGGCACGTGGCTATTCACAGGGCAAAATTAAAGCACTTCTTCACAACCAAGCATTAAAACATGTATTAGCAAAAATTGAGCCTGAAAAACCAAACTATATTTTAATCGACCAATTTGCGGAGCGCGGCATTTATTACAACCACATTAAAAATGAAAAGAATATTATACGTGAAAATGTCTTATTTTCCACGAAGGCCGAAAATTTACATGTCGCAGTAGCTACTGCCTCGATATTAGCCCGCAATGCTTTTTTAAAAGAAATGGACCGTTTAGCTGAAATGGTTGGCTTTCCATTACAAAAAGGAGCTAGTGGCAAAGTTGATGCAATGGCAGCAAAAATTTGGCTGAAACATGGCGAAGAAGTGTTGAAATCAATGACAAAATGGCATTTTGCCAATACCGAAAAAGCACGTAAATTACTACAAAAAAAGAAGGGATGATGCGCTAATAATAGTGCATTTCATCCCTTTTTAGTTATTTTTCTGTAATTGCGAAATAATTTCCTTCTTCATCCGAAAAATTAAAGACTTTACCAAATGGCATATTGACTAATTCACCAACTGTAATGCCTTTCGCTTTAAAATCTTCATATAATGCATCTAAGTTTTCACTGTAAAACATTAATGAAGGCGTACCTAAATTTAATTCTGGTGACATTGCTTGAATTTTCTTTTTGTCGTGCAATACAATGCTTGTCTGCGCTTCATCTGTTGGTGCAATTGTAATGATGCGCATACCATTATCTACATCTGAAATTACTTCAAAGCCTAACTTCTCTGTCCAAAATGCTTTTGCTAGTTCTTGGTCATTTACATAAACCATTACTTGTCCTAATTGCTTAATCATCCCATTCACTCCTTCACGTTTCACCTTTTACTATACCCGATTTTACCAAAAGTAAAAACGATAGAGCTTCATAAACTCTATCGTTTTCATTAATTATTTTTCTTCTGGTTTTGCACCCATAAAGTCATCTCGTTTTGTAATATCAACACGTTTAATAAATAACGCTAAAATCATTGCTACAACCGTAATCCCCGCTGCCACGAAGAATGAGTACGTAATCCCATCAAGTAATGCCTGTTGCATAACTTGACCTTGAATCAGTTCTAATTGCTCTGCTGTTGGCTGTGCTGCACTAGGATCCGCATTCGCTTTCATGTCAGCGACAATTTCTGCTGCGCGAGTTTTTGTATGTGAGTTGAAAATGGTTACTAATACCGCTGTACCAATCGCACCTGCCACTTGTTGTGCTGTGTTATTCATTGCCGTACCATGAGGATTTAGGCGGTTAGGTAAAGCATTTAAACCATTTGTCATGATCGGCATCATCACCATTGAAATCCCCAACATACGAACTGTATACATCGTAATAATAAATGTATACGTAGAATCTGTTTCTAAGTAGCCTAAACCGAATGTTGCTATTGTCGCAATCATTAAACCAGTAACAGCTAAAATACGTGGTCCAAATTTATCGAACAACTTACCTGTAATTGGTGACATAACCCCCATCACAATTGCACCTGGTAACATCATTAATCCCGCCTCAAATGGCTCAATACCACGTACATTTTGAACGTAAGCTGGTGTCAAAATCATTCCTGAGAACATCGCAACGGATAATACCATAGACACAACAGATGCTAGTGCATAGGCTGGATATGTGTAAATACGTAAATCCAGTAAAGGTTCCTCTAAGCTGAATTGGCGCGTAATAAACCAAACTAAGCCAATCGCCCCCACAAGAATCGTACCCCAAACTTCAACGGCACCCCATCCTGCTGAACTTGCAGTACTGAAGCCGTATAACAATCCTCCAAAACCTAAAGTCGATAATACAACTGAAAATAAATCAATTTTAGCTGGACGATTTGGCAATACATCTTCTAATTTCCAAACCGCTAATAATAAAGCAATAATTGCGATTGGTAAAATCATTTTGAACAGAACGCTCCAGTCATAATGTTCAACAATCCATCCTGATAATGTCGGTCCAATTGCTGGCGCTAATACCATAACTAAACCGAAAACCCCCATTGCAGTCCCACGCTTTTCAACTGGGAAACTAATTAACATCACATTCATTAAAATTGGAGACATTGTTGCTGCACCTGCTGCTTGAATCATACGACCTGCTAGTAACAGACCAAATGATGGTGCAAATGCGGCCATCGCTGTACCAATAACGAAAATCGCCATTGATAAAATAAATAACGGACGTGTTTTAAATTTAGTAATTAAGTAAGCCGATGCTGGAACAAGTATCCCACTTACTAACATATACCCCGTTGCTAACCACTGCACCGTTGAGTAATCCTTAATATCGAATGCCACCATAATGGAAGGTAGTGCTACGTTTAATAGCGTATTGTTTAAAAAAGCAACGAATGCCCCTACAAATAACACAGCAATCATTAAATAGGGAGGCTTTTTAAACGTTTTAACGTCTTGTATCTTTTCCATAATTGAAACCCCTCTTTTTCTTTTAAAAAATTAATATTTTTATACTCGAACTATTTTATACTCACAGTCCAATAAATTCAACAATTTTGCACCACAAGTCCAAAAAATTGCTATACTCCTAAGAAAACAGTAAACTTGAAATACAAACTAAACGGAGGAATAGTATGAATCTGCGAAAAAGACAAGTATTAGAAACCGCGCTACAGCTATTCATAGAAAAGGGATTCCACAATACATCGATTCAAGATATATTATCAAAATCTATGATTTCAAAAGGAACATTTTATAACTACTTCTCCTCTAAAAATGAATGC
This portion of the Solibacillus daqui genome encodes:
- a CDS encoding long-chain-fatty-acid--CoA ligase yields the protein MTEKVWLASYPEEIPHTIDLPQIPVQQFLTDAYNEVPDKVAVHFMGRELTNKELYQSALKFANYLRSLGVEKGDRVAIMLPNCPQSVIAYYGILYAGGIVVQTNPLYTERELQYQMSDCGAKVILVMDILYPRTMKILNETKIENVIVTGIKDYLPFPKNLVYPFIQKKQYGFSVKVEHSGMNHLFTEIMKSATATEISVDFDFENDLALLQYTGGTTGFPKGVMLTHKNLIANTMMCDAWMYKCNKGEEIILGILPFFHVYGMTTVLVLSIMQQGKMVLLPKFDVEQALKTIDKQKPTLFPGAPTMYIGLLNHPDLLKYDLSSIKACLSGSAPLPLEVQEKFEALTGGRIVEGYGLTETSPVTHANPIWDNRINGSIGLPWPNTDAAVLRSGESEVLPPGEIGEIAIKGPQVMKGYWNRPEDTAMTFNDGWFLTGDLGYMDEKGYFYVVDRKKDMIIAGGFNIYPREVEEVLYEHDAIQECVVAGIPDPYRGETVKAYIVLKEGKKVTDKELNEFCRSNLAAYKVPRYYEFRTELPKTAVGKILRRKLVDEEKQKMMEREAK
- a CDS encoding DUF350 domain-containing protein; translation: MLGSSFWRHPLVETAGYFSVVVLCLFVAMIIFEIVTKYKNWEEIKKGNVAVALATGGKIVGICNIFRYSIQQHPSFVEMLGWGLFGFILLIFAYLLFEFLTPKFNVDEEIAADNRSVGFISFTISLGLSFVIGASIS
- a CDS encoding endonuclease MutS2 — translated: MIEQRALKTLEFDKVREQVSAFCTNSIGKQAIDELVPETDFETVVELLAEMDEGLAILRVKGNVPLGGIFDVRPHARRSQIGGMLSPMELMEIASTIRASRILRNFIEDIEAEKDIEIPHFIERKEQMPVLTALQHEINDCIDDNGAVLDSASPVLRSIRQSLRSEESKVRQKLESLTRGSNATKMLSDTIITIRNDRFVIPVKQEYRSHYGGIVHDQSASGQTLFIEPESVIQANNEVQRLKVKEKAEIERILLELTSKVAEVGHDLFVLVQLLGEIDVILAKGKYGQANKCTMPKMNQEGYTRLVRARHPLLPIEEAVANTIEFGRDVTAIVITGPNTGGKTVTLKTVGLCTIMAQSGLPVPALDGSELAVFEQIFADIGDEQSIEQSLSTFSSHMVNIVDILSKFDDKSLVLFDELGAGTDPQEGAALAISILDEVVDRGARVMATTHYPELKAYGYNRPLVVNASVEFDIETLSPTYRLLIGVPGRSNAFEISKRLGLTNSIIDRAKSFTGTDRHEVESMIASLEESRLRSEREADEAHVLLEDAAQIRAELEERLRIYDEKKESLEKKAKEKARKIVDEAKREAENVIADLREMKKLAAANVKEHEFIDAKKRLDEATPKENKVLQKAVAARERKQNLQIGDEVKVLSYGQKGTILDKSGNEWVVQIGILKMKLPDSDLEYIKPEKEQVTRPNMNVKNRNSHVKLELDLRGERYEDALILTEKYLDDALLANYPRVSIIHGKGTGALRQGIQSFLKNHKRIKSYRYGEAGEGGFGVTVVELK
- the polX gene encoding DNA polymerase/3'-5' exonuclease PolX encodes the protein MNKKIIIRTLEKIALYMELQAENPFKVSAFRKAAAALEADERSLSEIDDITAIKGIGKGTAAVILELMETGVSSTLKELEEMVPKGLIPLMKLPGLGGKKLAKLYQELNIVDADSLKTACETGKVRELAGFAAKTEEKILKELENFGSRKERLPIWQLEPAVLEINELLASLPEVEKFSVAGSFRRVAETSKDIDFIVATSAYEIVREAILTRLVILETIAAGDTKVSVILDRDEPVSVDFRLVMSEEFATALHHFTGSKDHNVRMRQLAKSMGKKISEYGVEQEDGSIVTFETEEQFFAHFDLPFIPPTVRESGKELDRLDELDHLVNLADIISDLHMHTTWSDGAHSVSEMGQALIAKGYTHAVITDHSQYLKVANGLTPERLQQQKLDIYAFNEANPDFFLYRGTEMDILPDGTLDFDDEVLKELDFVIASIHSSFTQKQDKIMARLKTAVEHPYVHMIAHPTGRIVGERGGYEPDVPLLIEWAAQHGKILELNANPYRLDLCIEHLQLAMEHNVPIAINTDAHAIDQLRFMEIGVKYAQKAWLKKELIVNTWSKEQFEAFIRKNK
- a CDS encoding CvpA family protein, with the protein product MLDLFILAVFIISLIIGAKRGLVVQLINIGSFLVALVVAIIYYKPLADKFVLWIPYPGFTEGSTMTLVLDSLDVDRTFYRVFAFALIFFVVKIALQILGSMFDFLTYLPVLNSLNYLLGAVLCFIEAYIILFIGLYVIALLPVESVQLIIDSSFLTGLILEHTPVITSMFQNWWYIYKN
- the zapA gene encoding cell division protein ZapA — protein: MAEQEKNRISVEIYGHTYKMVGTESTGHMRLVASIVDDKMREINGLNPSLDSSKLAVLTAVNSVNDYLILKEQYEKLEEQLKQLKG
- the rnhC gene encoding ribonuclease HIII; the encoded protein is MTNIVLQLTTDIQKQIKTHYQSSLIERHAPGVIFAAKLSDTAITAYKSGKVMFQGAGAEREAARWSSTATPTTTKTPSTKGDKLPTNFAAFSVIGSDETGTGDYFGPVTVAAVYVSAENIALVQELGVKDSKQLTDDYMRQIAPDLMKVCPHSILTLRNDKYNEIQARGYSQGKIKALLHNQALKHVLAKIEPEKPNYILIDQFAERGIYYNHIKNEKNIIRENVLFSTKAENLHVAVATASILARNAFLKEMDRLAEMVGFPLQKGASGKVDAMAAKIWLKHGEEVLKSMTKWHFANTEKARKLLQKKKG
- a CDS encoding VOC family protein, which produces MIKQLGQVMVYVNDQELAKAFWTEKLGFEVISDVDNGMRIITIAPTDEAQTSIVLHDKKKIQAMSPELNLGTPSLMFYSENLDALYEDFKAKGITVGELVNMPFGKVFNFSDEEGNYFAITEK
- a CDS encoding DHA2 family efflux MFS transporter permease subunit, with the translated sequence MEKIQDVKTFKKPPYLMIAVLFVGAFVAFLNNTLLNVALPSIMVAFDIKDYSTVQWLATGYMLVSGILVPASAYLITKFKTRPLFILSMAIFVIGTAMAAFAPSFGLLLAGRMIQAAGAATMSPILMNVMLISFPVEKRGTAMGVFGLVMVLAPAIGPTLSGWIVEHYDWSVLFKMILPIAIIALLLAVWKLEDVLPNRPAKIDLFSVVLSTLGFGGLLYGFSTASSAGWGAVEVWGTILVGAIGLVWFITRQFSLEEPLLDLRIYTYPAYALASVVSMVLSVAMFSGMILTPAYVQNVRGIEPFEAGLMMLPGAIVMGVMSPITGKLFDKFGPRILAVTGLMIATIATFGLGYLETDSTYTFIITMYTVRMLGISMVMMPIMTNGLNALPNRLNPHGTAMNNTAQQVAGAIGTAVLVTIFNSHTKTRAAEIVADMKANADPSAAQPTAEQLELIQGQVMQQALLDGITYSFFVAAGITVVAMILALFIKRVDITKRDDFMGAKPEEK